A window of the Mucilaginibacter sp. cycad4 genome harbors these coding sequences:
- a CDS encoding DUF4157 domain-containing protein, translating into MNREKKVVKEESSHLPAEGGNKAAKGFAAVTQFMQRDKSSQTTGNTLPPRLKSSVEHLSGVPLDDVKVNYNSAEPAQAGALAFAKGNQIHVGPGQEQHLPHEAWHVVQQKQGRVKPTLQAKGLAINDNPALEAEADMMGQKAIQLKTARQLPVTIPNHLPLPTTDVIQRKIGFEFQAYDSIIFENLKEIKQTATLGTDKEKLFDVIADGGADNLPELEFKTKPVDETKDGRGELVRIIKRITSFLNEVTDGGEVMGIETVKWDPDYEVAPIMKLIMEVLQQDSDEKKEENKAISLGEKAGEDTSDDDDDDDDDDDDDDDDDEHEGEKVHKVEVEHKKEPVEQNALETFRIKGSKHFHPQATIGVKFEKIAQLIDYLTKAPFKTFDDDKMAIETKHSDEVALGTGTASEAKNEMLRTPITEINRSAPSALVNLFGWSGKEDQRAFKDAWATAQREARSEIKSGSEKTISFAAMLYGFAQNITSEVKPADGGYFKYWMPFMLRNGLLPFYNSLSPEEKEEIDALTGLDRRVIPDGLTEERNISGSDSYKTVTIQTILTFLKRNVDLFQKTVVSGYGKINPENYMFWGDMKAIGDIGDSETEKSPEKIRQGAIIELRKLGNNVPPEKLEEFALAVFDLVMLINSSGTPASTSTSSTSSSSSHTSTSSSSSSLPSPTLPATD; encoded by the coding sequence ATGAACAGGGAAAAGAAAGTCGTAAAAGAAGAATCATCGCATTTGCCGGCCGAAGGTGGCAATAAGGCAGCCAAAGGCTTTGCCGCGGTAACCCAGTTTATGCAGCGGGATAAATCCAGCCAAACTACAGGCAATACCTTACCCCCCCGGCTAAAAAGCAGCGTGGAGCATCTTTCTGGTGTGCCGCTGGATGATGTAAAAGTTAATTATAACTCGGCCGAACCGGCACAAGCAGGTGCCCTTGCTTTTGCTAAAGGTAATCAGATCCACGTGGGGCCGGGTCAGGAACAGCACTTACCGCACGAAGCCTGGCACGTTGTACAGCAAAAGCAGGGCCGTGTTAAACCCACTTTACAGGCCAAAGGGCTTGCTATAAATGATAACCCTGCGCTTGAAGCAGAAGCGGATATGATGGGGCAAAAAGCCATACAACTAAAAACAGCGCGGCAGCTACCGGTAACCATACCTAACCACCTCCCCTTGCCAACAACAGATGTTATACAAAGAAAGATAGGGTTCGAATTTCAGGCTTATGACAGTATTATTTTTGAAAATTTAAAAGAAATTAAACAAACTGCAACATTAGGTACCGACAAAGAAAAATTATTTGACGTGATAGCCGATGGCGGTGCAGACAACCTGCCTGAATTAGAATTCAAAACAAAACCCGTTGACGAAACCAAAGATGGCCGCGGCGAACTGGTGCGAATTATAAAAAGGATAACCTCATTTTTAAATGAAGTGACGGATGGCGGCGAAGTAATGGGCATAGAAACAGTTAAATGGGATCCGGATTATGAAGTGGCACCCATAATGAAGCTGATTATGGAAGTTTTGCAACAGGACAGCGATGAGAAAAAAGAGGAAAACAAAGCTATAAGTTTGGGGGAAAAAGCCGGAGAGGATACCAGTGATGATGATGACGATGATGACGATGATGACGATGATGACGATGATGATGATGAGCATGAAGGAGAAAAAGTGCATAAAGTAGAAGTAGAACATAAAAAAGAACCAGTTGAGCAAAATGCCCTGGAAACATTTCGTATAAAAGGAAGTAAACATTTCCATCCGCAGGCAACAATCGGGGTGAAATTTGAAAAGATTGCCCAATTGATTGATTATTTAACCAAGGCGCCGTTTAAAACATTTGATGATGACAAAATGGCTATCGAAACAAAACATAGCGACGAAGTGGCACTGGGTACCGGTACGGCTTCAGAAGCGAAAAACGAAATGCTACGAACACCAATCACGGAAATAAACAGGAGTGCCCCTTCAGCGTTGGTAAATTTGTTTGGCTGGAGTGGAAAAGAAGACCAAAGGGCATTTAAAGATGCATGGGCCACTGCGCAGCGTGAGGCCAGGAGTGAAATTAAATCAGGGTCAGAAAAAACAATAAGTTTCGCAGCAATGTTATACGGTTTTGCCCAAAATATAACGAGCGAAGTAAAGCCGGCTGATGGCGGATATTTTAAATACTGGATGCCGTTTATGCTTCGAAATGGCTTGCTCCCTTTTTATAATTCTTTGTCTCCGGAGGAGAAAGAAGAAATAGATGCCCTAACAGGATTAGACAGACGGGTTATTCCCGACGGCTTAACCGAGGAAAGGAATATTAGCGGATCCGATAGTTATAAAACTGTTACCATTCAAACTATTTTAACATTCTTAAAAAGGAATGTAGATCTGTTTCAAAAGACCGTTGTGAGTGGTTATGGAAAAATTAACCCTGAAAATTATATGTTTTGGGGAGATATGAAAGCTATTGGCGACATCGGCGATTCTGAGACTGAAAAAAGCCCGGAAAAGATAAGACAAGGCGCTATTATCGAGCTACGAAAATTAGGTAATAATGTTCCACCGGAAAAGCTTGAAGAATTTGCGCTTGCCGTTTTTGACCTGGTTATGTTGATAAACTCGTCCGGTACCCCCGCAAGCACTTCAACATCTTCAACATCCTCATCATCGTCGCACACGTCAACGTCATCCAGTTCCTCTTCGCTGCCATCCCCAACTCTCCCGGCTACTGATTAA
- a CDS encoding TetR family transcriptional regulator, with protein MGRKSLKETRQLEIIKMFYEVAKKEGYENTSIAKIAKVMDINPSLILHYFATKEDLTYALIDHILESYLLIYTVKDKDQATLENLQRTVEMLFSKEWNLLFDDGLFYTFYALAFREEKIKSKYKVILDSLRQGLAAIIEQCNEKGLTTIKAPQTAADFIFVLVDGAYFYLSLENDMAAYIQRLNFYKQKAYEFLEIPQLTVA; from the coding sequence ATGGGTCGCAAAAGTCTTAAGGAAACAAGACAACTGGAAATAATCAAGATGTTTTATGAAGTGGCTAAAAAGGAAGGCTACGAAAATACCTCGATAGCTAAAATTGCCAAGGTTATGGATATTAACCCGAGTTTGATTTTACATTATTTTGCAACCAAGGAAGACCTCACCTACGCACTTATCGATCATATCCTGGAAAGTTACTTATTGATATACACTGTTAAAGATAAAGATCAGGCAACTTTAGAAAACCTGCAGCGTACTGTTGAAATGCTGTTTTCGAAAGAGTGGAACCTGCTTTTTGACGACGGGCTTTTCTACACTTTTTATGCCCTGGCTTTCCGCGAGGAAAAGATCAAATCGAAATACAAGGTCATCCTCGATTCATTGCGTCAAGGTTTGGCGGCGATTATTGAACAATGCAACGAAAAAGGGCTAACCACAATTAAGGCCCCGCAAACAGCCGCCGACTTTATTTTTGTATTAGTTGATGGTGCTTATTTCTATCTCTCACTGGAGAATGACATGGCAGCCTACATCCAAAGATTGAACTTTTACAAACAAAAAGCTTATGAGTTTTTAGAGATCCCTCAATTAACGGTTGCGTAA
- a CDS encoding ATP-binding protein gives MAAKLKSVIEKNAAFLTLEMEWLRQIIDLRLRLYFNENTSNKSITEILPPAINAEDGPYPAFIMANELSFPQRVLLALAIAPGIKPELLDAFFAKNITYDKKFSEFGGISSATANNFIPTVQTALFLLAGNNLQLRFQYHQLFDPDELLIKLGVIELKDAHNEHSFFNSLLHVQDDYIGPLITGTHKKPMYSESFPAKLLTTGLDWDDVVLATASREGVEEVLDWIRHGKDVLSLQGLQKRLKPGYKTLFYGPPGTGKTLTAALLGKATGNEVYRIDISLIVSRYVGETEKNLARVFDRAESKDWILFFDEADALFGKRTDVNSSNDRFANQEVAYLLQRIEDHNGMVILASNLKDNIDKAFLRRFQSLIYFPVPGADERYLLWKNAFSEGMQPAKEVELQLLAEKYALSGGSIVNVVRYCCLKAVKNNAIFITAKDIDDGIRRELQKEGKII, from the coding sequence ATGGCAGCTAAGCTAAAATCGGTAATAGAAAAAAACGCAGCGTTTTTAACGTTAGAAATGGAGTGGCTGAGGCAGATCATTGATCTTCGCTTACGCTTGTATTTTAACGAAAATACCTCAAACAAATCTATAACTGAAATACTGCCACCTGCAATAAATGCGGAGGACGGGCCCTATCCTGCCTTTATTATGGCTAATGAATTATCATTTCCACAGCGTGTATTGCTTGCACTGGCCATTGCACCCGGCATAAAGCCCGAACTACTTGACGCTTTTTTTGCCAAAAATATTACTTACGATAAAAAATTTTCGGAGTTTGGCGGCATAAGCTCGGCAACTGCAAACAACTTTATCCCCACAGTTCAAACGGCGCTGTTTTTGTTGGCAGGAAACAACCTTCAGCTGCGCTTTCAATATCATCAGCTGTTTGATCCTGATGAGTTGCTCATTAAACTGGGGGTTATTGAACTGAAGGATGCACATAATGAGCACTCTTTTTTTAACTCCCTTTTACACGTGCAGGACGACTATATTGGCCCCCTTATCACAGGCACGCATAAAAAACCAATGTATAGTGAAAGCTTCCCCGCAAAATTGCTAACAACAGGCCTTGATTGGGATGATGTTGTGCTCGCTACCGCCAGCAGGGAAGGCGTTGAAGAAGTACTGGATTGGATTAGGCATGGAAAAGATGTGTTAAGTTTGCAGGGACTACAAAAACGTTTAAAGCCAGGGTACAAAACATTATTTTATGGTCCGCCGGGTACCGGGAAAACCCTTACAGCCGCATTACTTGGTAAAGCGACAGGCAACGAAGTGTACCGTATTGATATTTCGCTTATCGTATCGCGCTATGTGGGCGAAACGGAGAAGAACCTTGCCAGAGTTTTTGATAGGGCCGAGAGTAAGGATTGGATACTGTTTTTTGATGAGGCCGACGCACTTTTTGGCAAGCGTACGGATGTAAACAGCTCGAATGATCGTTTTGCCAACCAGGAAGTTGCTTACCTGCTTCAGCGGATAGAAGATCATAATGGTATGGTTATATTGGCATCTAACTTAAAAGATAATATTGATAAGGCTTTTTTAAGGAGGTTTCAATCCCTGATCTATTTCCCTGTTCCGGGTGCGGATGAGCGGTATTTACTTTGGAAAAATGCCTTCTCCGAAGGAATGCAGCCTGCAAAGGAAGTGGAATTACAGTTGCTGGCCGAAAAATATGCACTTTCGGGGGGCTCCATAGTTAACGTGGTGCGCTATTGCTGCCTGAAAGCTGTGAAGAATAACGCCATTTTTATTACCGCAAAAGATATTGACGACGGCATACGTAGGGAGTTGCAAAAAGAGGGGAAAATTATTTGA
- a CDS encoding tetratricopeptide repeat protein: MRDNTMHIVEHNTSFSDSLLWKIHRDYYTNAGIKAWRDGDVPHYITNNSAVAAAYAELIFAFLRDRVRLFPAQKETIYLLELGTGSGRLAYHLLTRLETLCEGAAFEVPPFTYIMSDLSANNIAFWKNHPKLKKFTDKNWLDFAFFDVKCTTELNLQMQGLTLKKGHLQTPLLVIANYLWDSVPQDLFYITGRNVYDGETVLSVPEPHDDTSTPTQLMQQIEVTYHSKLTDAATRYAEKELNLLLDHYRQNIKDSWVLFPHIAIGCLERLHRLSAEGFLLISADKGRHQIQDLDDKMPPQIIKHAGGFSLNVNFHAIDTYFTAQGALSLTTRQNHQSISICTLLALKVPEDYAETKSAFRNQVERFGPDDFFRLKRHFVDNCYDMNLMQMESCIRLSCFDTNIFKNLLPCLLYIAEEAKPDEIANFKLLLYEVWNNYYSMGEEGDLAFDIGSVFYQLCCYQDALFFFGHSLEAHPPDTAVLYNIAGCYYVLKNDEQALKFIARTFALDPNHKGAASLIESMLKQTQPGVAPGA; encoded by the coding sequence ATGCGGGATAATACAATGCATATTGTTGAACACAATACTTCCTTTTCCGATTCATTGCTTTGGAAAATCCATCGCGACTATTATACAAACGCCGGCATAAAGGCCTGGCGGGATGGCGATGTGCCGCACTATATCACTAATAATTCGGCCGTGGCTGCTGCCTATGCCGAACTTATATTTGCTTTCCTCCGTGACCGTGTACGGCTTTTTCCCGCTCAAAAAGAGACCATCTATTTGCTTGAACTGGGAACCGGATCCGGGCGATTGGCCTATCACCTGCTAACACGCCTGGAAACGCTATGCGAAGGTGCAGCCTTTGAGGTGCCGCCCTTCACTTATATCATGAGCGACCTATCCGCTAACAATATTGCCTTTTGGAAAAATCATCCTAAACTTAAAAAATTCACCGACAAAAACTGGCTCGATTTTGCTTTTTTTGATGTGAAATGTACTACAGAGCTTAACCTGCAAATGCAGGGGCTGACTCTAAAAAAAGGTCATCTGCAAACACCGTTGCTGGTAATAGCAAACTACCTTTGGGACAGCGTACCACAGGATCTTTTTTACATTACCGGACGCAACGTTTACGATGGAGAAACAGTACTTTCCGTTCCCGAACCGCATGACGATACCTCTACTCCAACCCAGTTGATGCAACAAATTGAGGTAACTTACCACAGTAAACTTACAGACGCGGCCACACGATACGCCGAAAAAGAATTAAACCTCCTTTTAGATCATTACCGCCAAAACATCAAAGATTCGTGGGTATTGTTCCCTCACATTGCCATTGGCTGCCTTGAACGTTTACACCGTCTTTCTGCCGAAGGTTTTTTGCTGATCTCGGCCGATAAGGGAAGACATCAAATACAGGACCTGGACGACAAAATGCCACCCCAGATTATTAAACATGCCGGCGGTTTTTCTTTAAATGTCAACTTTCACGCTATCGACACATATTTTACGGCGCAAGGGGCGTTGTCGCTCACTACCCGTCAAAATCATCAATCAATTAGTATATGCACCTTATTGGCGCTTAAGGTACCTGAAGATTACGCCGAAACAAAATCAGCTTTTCGTAACCAGGTGGAGCGTTTCGGCCCCGATGACTTTTTTCGCCTGAAAAGGCATTTTGTAGATAACTGCTACGATATGAACCTGATGCAAATGGAATCCTGCATCAGGCTATCGTGCTTTGACACCAATATATTTAAAAATCTTTTGCCGTGTTTGCTGTACATAGCCGAAGAAGCCAAACCCGATGAGATAGCTAATTTTAAATTACTTTTATACGAGGTTTGGAACAATTATTACAGCATGGGCGAGGAAGGCGATTTAGCTTTTGATATCGGTTCGGTATTTTATCAGCTTTGCTGCTATCAGGATGCTTTGTTTTTCTTCGGGCACTCGTTGGAGGCACATCCGCCGGATACTGCGGTGCTTTACAATATCGCCGGGTGTTATTACGTACTCAAGAATGATGAACAGGCCTTGAAATTTATTGCCCGAACGTTTGCTTTAGACCCTAACCATAAGGGTGCCGCCAGCCTTATAGAATCCATGTTAAAGCAAACTCAGCCCGGTGTAGCACCAGGGGCATAA
- a CDS encoding contractile injection system tape measure protein encodes MVQQSHVIKRQLLDLQIDDRLDAELIQNNVSKILKDKLMPIIGSYLDTLGDPDKTNRIDRWEIDLGLIYADNLQHLLETSMEEQLRMGKPALISTPTPVVATDQDLPIVRGADFELVAYFLQTGAFPWWAKKTEPAMFEKAIRDLLTQPSVSYRELFDRVAVEMVSLKRLIYTCTDDLLFLIIEKLDPPNKAAEKNYRYLYKALSAGQNERYFREKCWIALFTNASQNSRLSGGGISPVIKLFFEGFNKNEAILINEKDKNELYAELMFFYNRSVRNLAMAVENLGKAYSQQLTETLALLIAGTAANNPGNTIIATQDGDTPRAIIANIQRLLNEIRTLLKQELVKYRIAPPVLFIDLTENGQIRRQEKPVTPPDIKPDQQIGPAQLPVTADDNKSAQQTSPQNATMKTDRQLDEQAPTQDIAATVNRQLNQQIPEQNTTVTNAGQSREEEAYQAGLAQVINSFNDTDKLYIHHAGLILLWPFLSRFFSKLGLTTDNVFTDRLDQYKACLLLQYLAMGPDSQPFEPFLPLNKLLCGMDLFEPVDIQMEIMQHEFDEADHLLAAVIANAPMWKTLSVEGLRQAYLQREGILSTRDGNWLLQVKRETYDILVDRLPWSNQIVKLPWMDNLIFVEWQLS; translated from the coding sequence ATGGTACAACAAAGTCATGTGATAAAAAGGCAACTACTTGACCTTCAAATTGATGACCGGCTTGATGCTGAGCTGATCCAAAATAATGTATCAAAAATATTAAAAGATAAGCTGATGCCGATAATTGGCAGCTACCTTGACACATTAGGCGATCCTGATAAAACGAACCGGATAGACCGCTGGGAAATTGACCTTGGTTTGATATACGCAGATAACCTGCAGCATTTATTGGAGACAAGTATGGAGGAACAGTTACGCATGGGTAAACCGGCGTTAATCAGTACACCAACTCCCGTTGTGGCAACTGATCAGGATTTGCCCATCGTGCGGGGGGCAGATTTTGAGCTTGTCGCTTATTTTCTTCAAACCGGTGCCTTTCCGTGGTGGGCTAAAAAAACTGAGCCGGCTATGTTTGAAAAGGCGATAAGAGATTTATTAACTCAGCCCTCAGTCAGCTATCGTGAACTGTTTGACCGTGTTGCTGTTGAAATGGTATCGCTTAAGCGCTTAATTTACACATGCACTGATGATTTGCTTTTTCTGATAATTGAGAAACTCGACCCGCCCAACAAGGCTGCTGAAAAAAATTACCGGTACTTATACAAGGCCCTGAGCGCGGGTCAAAATGAAAGATACTTCCGGGAAAAATGTTGGATAGCTTTATTTACAAACGCTTCGCAAAACAGCCGGCTATCTGGAGGAGGCATATCGCCGGTAATAAAGCTTTTTTTTGAAGGATTTAATAAAAATGAAGCCATACTGATAAATGAAAAGGATAAGAATGAACTGTATGCTGAGTTAATGTTTTTTTACAATAGGAGCGTGCGCAACTTAGCAATGGCAGTAGAAAACTTAGGGAAAGCTTATTCGCAACAGCTAACAGAAACACTCGCCTTGCTGATAGCAGGTACCGCGGCAAACAATCCGGGCAACACCATCATTGCCACGCAGGACGGCGATACCCCGCGAGCTATAATCGCTAACATTCAAAGGCTTTTAAATGAAATCAGGACATTGCTTAAACAGGAATTGGTAAAGTATAGAATAGCGCCTCCGGTCTTGTTTATTGATTTAACCGAAAACGGACAAATTAGGCGACAGGAAAAACCGGTTACGCCCCCCGATATAAAACCAGATCAACAAATTGGCCCGGCGCAACTACCGGTGACGGCTGATGACAACAAGTCTGCCCAACAAACTTCACCGCAAAATGCGACGATGAAGACAGATAGACAATTGGATGAACAGGCGCCAACGCAAGATATAGCGGCAACGGTTAACAGGCAATTGAACCAACAAATACCAGAGCAAAACACTACGGTAACAAATGCCGGTCAATCCCGGGAGGAAGAAGCATACCAGGCGGGTTTGGCACAGGTCATCAATTCTTTTAACGATACCGATAAGCTCTACATCCATCATGCCGGGCTAATTTTGCTTTGGCCTTTTCTTTCACGTTTTTTTTCAAAACTGGGGCTTACAACCGACAATGTTTTTACAGACCGTTTGGATCAGTACAAGGCCTGCCTTTTGCTCCAATATCTTGCCATGGGCCCCGATAGCCAACCTTTTGAACCTTTTCTTCCACTGAATAAATTATTATGCGGTATGGATTTGTTTGAACCGGTAGACATTCAGATGGAGATTATGCAGCACGAATTTGATGAAGCAGATCACTTACTTGCAGCTGTGATAGCTAATGCACCAATGTGGAAAACCTTGTCGGTTGAAGGCCTGCGGCAGGCCTACCTGCAACGCGAAGGGATTTTAAGCACGCGCGATGGAAATTGGCTGCTACAGGTAAAAAGAGAAACCTATGACATCCTTGTAGATAGGTTGCCATGGTCAAACCAAATTGTTAAACTCCCGTGGATGGACAATTTAATTTTTGTAGAATGGCAGCTAAGCTAA
- a CDS encoding DUF4157 domain-containing protein: MHPDKSGQTPGNALPAQLKSGVEALSGLPMDDVRVSYNSPAPARVGALAYAKGNQIHIGPGEEQHLPHEAWHVVQQKQGRVKPTLQAKGLAINDNPALEAEADMMGQRAAQLKTAGDLHVTPLYNPVSQYAGVVQRKIGLEFQAVNSIFLGNITENKERLGGIKGEFNVEGDDFADGNKPLDLEIVTEAVDENPAGREQLMKTMVNIVKFLSQIEDNLPLEKIKGLDWEEKISERFEANVTIKFAAEMAENERTKPAEKEIVDPTPPDVDADFDFDVVFGKYEELKDQADKSRKEKEQVEAEREKKRVELPQKYKEDLLEIPKFIVDKSGKMFSPQATVGVKFENVVDLIEHLTSAPLKTGGIEEASSATETKDEEKKISEPQKHANLIGWGGGPVRKPFKLTSRQGLEQAKSNMGITSTKVRGIAAIAYGLAKNHENPDINVIGDPMPTRDTKDPKDIKSTEAPKSAKRQQAYIKDMMPFMLRTGLWPFINNLNPSEILELKQLLIDDTLNLKVTPIPNKDDIAPDNVPTVKAILLDLIKKKETPEHRQDEEDKEEQKDVSDLLQDEEVAGYGEIRIGETMKKKYKMKSLDDIGPSQAGPGSPVEKIRQGAIIELRKLGSRMPIGGLINYALAVFDLIHAIHHPGLSSEPSPAVSSSASVSSSSL, encoded by the coding sequence ATGCACCCGGATAAATCAGGCCAAACCCCGGGCAACGCTCTACCCGCCCAGCTAAAAAGCGGCGTGGAAGCGCTTTCGGGCCTGCCAATGGATGACGTGCGCGTTAGCTACAACTCACCGGCACCCGCCCGCGTAGGTGCGCTGGCTTATGCCAAAGGCAACCAGATACATATCGGCCCCGGTGAGGAACAGCACTTACCGCACGAAGCCTGGCATGTTGTACAGCAAAAGCAGGGCCGTGTTAAACCCACTTTACAGGCCAAAGGGCTTGCTATAAATGATAACCCTGCGCTTGAAGCAGAAGCGGATATGATGGGGCAGCGTGCGGCGCAGCTGAAAACGGCAGGCGATTTACACGTAACGCCGCTTTATAATCCGGTTTCGCAATATGCGGGTGTAGTACAGCGCAAAATAGGCCTTGAATTTCAGGCAGTTAATAGTATTTTTTTAGGGAATATAACTGAAAATAAGGAGCGTTTAGGAGGAATTAAGGGTGAGTTTAACGTAGAGGGTGATGACTTTGCCGACGGTAACAAACCTCTGGATTTAGAAATTGTGACAGAAGCGGTTGACGAAAACCCTGCCGGGCGTGAACAGCTTATGAAAACCATGGTTAATATAGTGAAGTTTTTAAGCCAGATAGAAGATAATTTACCTTTAGAAAAAATTAAGGGTTTAGACTGGGAAGAAAAAATTTCTGAAAGATTTGAGGCTAATGTGACCATTAAATTTGCTGCAGAGATGGCAGAAAATGAAAGAACCAAACCTGCAGAAAAAGAAATAGTAGATCCCACGCCCCCGGATGTCGATGCCGATTTCGATTTCGATGTCGTTTTCGGTAAATACGAAGAACTTAAAGATCAAGCAGATAAATCACGGAAAGAGAAAGAACAAGTAGAAGCTGAAAGAGAAAAAAAGAGGGTAGAATTGCCCCAAAAGTATAAAGAAGATTTGTTAGAAATTCCAAAGTTTATTGTAGACAAAAGCGGAAAAATGTTCTCTCCTCAAGCTACTGTGGGTGTAAAGTTTGAAAATGTAGTTGATTTGATTGAGCATTTAACCAGCGCCCCCCTTAAAACCGGAGGTATTGAAGAAGCTTCCAGTGCTACTGAAACAAAAGATGAGGAAAAAAAAATATCGGAGCCACAAAAGCATGCAAATCTTATTGGATGGGGCGGCGGCCCAGTTCGTAAACCATTTAAACTAACATCCAGGCAGGGCCTGGAGCAAGCAAAAAGCAATATGGGGATAACATCGACCAAAGTTAGAGGAATTGCTGCAATTGCTTATGGCTTAGCAAAGAACCACGAAAATCCGGATATTAACGTGATTGGGGATCCTATGCCGACAAGGGATACAAAGGACCCTAAGGACATTAAGTCAACAGAAGCGCCGAAGTCGGCGAAGCGGCAGCAGGCTTACATAAAAGACATGATGCCTTTTATGTTGAGGACCGGTCTTTGGCCGTTTATTAACAATCTTAACCCAAGTGAAATATTAGAATTAAAGCAATTACTTATCGACGACACTTTAAATTTAAAAGTTACGCCAATTCCCAACAAAGATGACATAGCCCCCGATAACGTACCTACTGTTAAAGCAATACTTCTTGATTTGATCAAGAAAAAAGAGACGCCGGAACATAGACAAGATGAAGAGGACAAGGAGGAACAGAAAGACGTAAGCGACCTACTGCAAGATGAAGAGGTGGCGGGCTACGGCGAAATAAGAATTGGTGAGACCATGAAAAAAAAATATAAAATGAAGAGCCTCGATGATATTGGCCCTTCGCAGGCAGGCCCGGGGTCGCCCGTTGAAAAGATACGGCAGGGAGCAATTATCGAATTGAGAAAATTAGGTAGCCGAATGCCGATAGGCGGGCTTATAAATTACGCCCTGGCTGTTTTTGACCTTATTCATGCTATACATCATCCCGGTTTATCTTCAGAGCCATCGCCGGCAGTATCCTCGTCGGCATCTGTATCATCTTCTTCCTTGTAA